In one window of Acidobacteriota bacterium DNA:
- a CDS encoding thiamine pyrophosphate-dependent enzyme, translating to MNESTPTAVRWLKVLDHGELPEGRVKPVTCSHRTVCMTHFEGRYGALDNRCPHQGGPLGEGSIENGNLRCPWHGWDYHPLSGKAPGFDDGVETFPVDVRDDGVYVQLQLEEPHVRTVTDVVAETMVAWGIRQVFGMVGHSNLGLADALRRQEVAGGLTYYGIRHEGAASFACSAYGKLTGRPAACLAIAGPGATNLLTGLWDANVDRAPVLALTGQVDTQVLGPGAFQEIDQQGAFGKVAQWSQPLLHDSKPAELVNLAMKSAILNRGVSHLIFPDEVQTMPAEGVRSSSPEGRLTPREIAPPEESVEQALAVLRASRRPVIIVGHGARFRMAEVLALAEELDAPVLTTFKGKGQIADDHPLACGVLGRSGTPVASYFMNESDSLLVFGASFSNHTGITPKRPIIQVDYDPMILGKFHAVKVPVWGEIGVTAQLLRQRLGGRAASLDPRAEIAERWAIWRAEKARRENEERGEGVHSAAVFSALTRQAAEDAIIAVDVGNNTYSFGRYFECRRQAVLMSGYLGSIGFSFPAAMGAWAATQEADSDFAGRSVISVSGDGGFGQYLAELTTAVKYGMNITHVLLNNSQLGKISKEQRAGNWDVWQTSLHNPSFAAYAELCGAQGLQVKTAGELDGAFERAFAHRGPSLVEILTDPELV from the coding sequence ATGAACGAATCCACGCCGACGGCGGTTCGCTGGCTCAAGGTGCTCGATCACGGCGAGCTACCGGAGGGGCGGGTCAAGCCCGTCACCTGCTCCCACCGCACCGTTTGCATGACCCACTTCGAGGGGCGCTACGGTGCCCTCGACAACCGCTGCCCCCATCAGGGCGGGCCGCTCGGCGAGGGCTCGATCGAGAACGGTAATCTGCGCTGTCCCTGGCACGGTTGGGACTACCATCCGCTGAGCGGCAAGGCGCCGGGCTTCGATGACGGTGTCGAGACCTTTCCGGTGGATGTGCGGGACGACGGCGTCTACGTGCAGCTCCAGCTCGAAGAGCCTCACGTGCGGACGGTCACCGACGTGGTGGCCGAGACCATGGTTGCCTGGGGCATTCGCCAGGTCTTCGGCATGGTCGGCCACTCCAACCTCGGCCTCGCCGACGCCCTGCGCCGGCAGGAGGTGGCTGGCGGCCTGACCTATTACGGCATCCGCCACGAAGGGGCCGCTTCCTTCGCCTGCTCCGCCTACGGCAAGCTCACCGGCCGGCCGGCCGCCTGTCTCGCCATCGCCGGCCCCGGGGCGACCAACCTTCTCACCGGCCTGTGGGACGCCAACGTCGATCGTGCGCCGGTGCTCGCCCTCACCGGGCAGGTGGATACCCAGGTGCTCGGTCCCGGGGCCTTCCAGGAGATCGACCAGCAGGGTGCCTTCGGCAAGGTGGCGCAGTGGTCCCAGCCCTTACTGCACGACAGCAAGCCCGCCGAGCTGGTCAACCTGGCGATGAAGAGTGCCATCCTCAATCGCGGCGTCTCCCACCTGATCTTTCCGGACGAAGTCCAGACCATGCCGGCCGAGGGGGTGCGCTCGTCGAGCCCGGAAGGTCGCCTGACGCCGCGCGAGATCGCTCCGCCGGAGGAGTCCGTGGAGCAGGCGCTGGCGGTGCTGCGGGCGTCCCGGCGACCGGTGATCATCGTTGGCCACGGGGCGCGATTCCGTATGGCCGAGGTCCTGGCCCTGGCCGAGGAGCTCGACGCCCCGGTGCTCACCACCTTCAAGGGCAAGGGCCAGATCGCCGACGATCATCCCCTGGCCTGCGGTGTCCTCGGGCGCAGCGGTACGCCGGTGGCGTCCTACTTCATGAACGAGTCCGATTCGCTGCTGGTCTTTGGAGCGAGCTTCTCGAACCACACCGGGATCACTCCCAAACGGCCGATCATCCAGGTCGACTACGACCCGATGATCCTGGGCAAGTTCCACGCCGTCAAGGTGCCCGTGTGGGGAGAGATCGGAGTGACCGCCCAGTTGCTTCGGCAGCGCCTCGGGGGCCGTGCGGCGAGCCTCGACCCGCGGGCCGAGATCGCTGAGCGTTGGGCCATCTGGCGCGCCGAGAAGGCGCGCCGCGAGAACGAAGAGCGGGGCGAGGGAGTGCACTCGGCGGCGGTCTTTTCGGCCCTCACTCGACAGGCCGCCGAGGATGCCATCATCGCCGTCGACGTCGGCAACAACACCTACTCCTTCGGGCGCTACTTCGAATGCCGTCGGCAGGCCGTCCTGATGTCCGGCTACCTCGGCTCGATCGGGTTCTCCTTCCCGGCGGCGATGGGGGCCTGGGCGGCCACCCAGGAGGCGGATTCAGACTTCGCCGGCCGGTCGGTGATCTCGGTGTCCGGTGATGGTGGCTTCGGGCAGTACTTGGCCGAGCTCACCACCGCCGTCAAGTACGGCATGAACATCACCCATGTGCTGCTCAACAACAGCCAGCTCGGCAAGATCAGCAAAGAGCAGCGGGCCGGCAACTGGGACGTCTGGCAGACCTCGCTGCACAATCCCAGCTTCGCCGCCTACGCCGAGCTCTGCGGTGCCCAGGGCCTGCAGGTGAAGACCGCCGGCGAGCTCGATGGCGCCTTCGAGCGCGCCTTCGCCCATCGCGGCCCGAGCCTGGTGGAGATCCTCACCGACCCCGAGCTGGTGTAG
- a CDS encoding NRDE family protein, with the protein MCTVIWARRDGGYRLIFNRDELRTRRPAEPPRRRRVGERQVLAPIDGDRGGTWLAVNDCGWTVCLLNREVAPPAGGWGRRESRGWIVDGLADVRAFAGAAERLAAIEAQSFRPFTLLCVAADGSARVATSDGRGLSPLASPPQPLLASSSFDEPAARAARQRLFLERLSKAAGGAEADAAMTAFQRSHRPARGPLSPCMHRLDARTVSQCEVVIDGPRIALAYAAGPPCRTPLGEPVLLPRERCSTVFSG; encoded by the coding sequence ATGTGTACGGTGATCTGGGCGCGACGGGATGGCGGTTATCGGCTGATTTTCAATCGCGACGAGCTGCGCACTCGCCGGCCAGCGGAGCCGCCGCGGCGGCGGCGGGTCGGCGAGCGGCAGGTGTTGGCACCGATCGACGGCGACCGCGGTGGGACTTGGCTGGCGGTCAACGACTGCGGTTGGACGGTTTGCTTGCTGAACCGTGAGGTGGCGCCGCCGGCGGGCGGCTGGGGCCGTCGCGAGAGCCGGGGCTGGATTGTCGATGGTTTGGCCGACGTGCGTGCCTTCGCCGGTGCCGCGGAGCGCCTGGCCGCCATCGAGGCGCAGAGCTTTCGGCCCTTCACTCTGCTCTGCGTGGCGGCCGACGGAAGCGCCCGGGTGGCGACCTCCGACGGTCGCGGCCTCTCCCCCTTGGCATCGCCTCCACAGCCCCTCCTCGCCTCCTCTTCCTTTGATGAGCCGGCGGCTCGGGCGGCCCGCCAGAGGCTCTTCCTGGAACGGCTTTCGAAGGCTGCCGGGGGTGCCGAGGCGGACGCCGCCATGACCGCCTTTCAGCGCAGCCATCGGCCCGCCCGCGGTCCCCTTTCGCCCTGCATGCACCGGCTCGATGCGCGCACCGTCAGCCAGTGTGAGGTGGTGATCGACGGGCCGCGGATCGCCCTCGCCTATGCGGCGGGTCCGCCCTGCCGAACGCCCCTCGGAGAACCCGTTTTGCTCCCGCGAGAACGCTGTAGTACGGTCTTCTCCGGGTAG
- a CDS encoding Ig-like domain-containing protein, which yields MKSPLCRWCGLLALFLFPPNLTAESPLLRGSASGFPNVPQTPGALLSGLNAPEQGRTAIIAYHNGLLFTVPELPASQPNSDFQVRTWDLSDPSDPQVTSTLGISPMPINAHGYLKSGDYLVIGPNWPPEAPWSFRATTPGVVERTSFPQLDGAGVRGSLFQPWFAGPTYWSYGEVGGDAVLALRGTELARWDHLGLTGVVGHPFILGDLLIFASDQSRTGVATYDISDPSNPVLLDVLTTGGPGGYWPELWGGDGKLYAVFPYRTGGNGMRVVDLTDPTDLRFVTDRSLPGDASMYIQFQDEFAFMGSHKVDMRTFESVLDLDGANTVRTNDGGTGIDTSQFALPIGNLLVTGGVGPHQGMAIWAHQAAPDTRGPSVGYHIPRAGRTGYPVGAPISLLIHETLETSTLVNGVTFILRPVGGGAVGGRLTFAFDDVLTFTPDQPLQADTTYEVILPAGGIEDAAGNGMVGYSFSFSTGSTLGGNDPPSLDSLTASAYPLAPGESVTLTASGSDPESGSLEYRFDFGDGSPKTAWSATPAVSHTYGANGHYQATAQVRDAAGSLASRALTVTVTTPATGPAPQASGALLCDVAGRRVWTVNPDNDSVFALDADSLTAQVETAVCDGPRSLARSGAGEIWIACRDDDTVRILGPGGGLLETLGLGWGSAPTGIVFSPAGDTAYVALEGRGEVRRYSASGRTETGRLEVGPTPRALTVSGDGQTLLVTRFLSAKDWAEVWEIDAAAFTLRRALRLPKLGGDLHRDGTASGRGVPNYLTAIALAPDSASAWVTSNKPNSERGLVFANDLDQDNTVRNLLTRVDRSSGEVVDSLDIDNSDSASAIAYSPLGDYLFLTLQGNDEVLILDALAAEGSGSLASFVTRLAVGSAPQGVCLDGATERTFVKNFLGRSLTVLETSGLLRRGERTVATSEVATVTSETLSSDVLAGKRIFYNASDRRMSAEGYLSCATCHLDGGHDGRVWDFTGRGEGFRNTTSLLGRGGMAHGNVHWSANFDEIQDFENDVRGAFGGSGFMADSDFDATSDPLGAAKAGLSAALDQLAAYVASLGRSSLPRSPYRAEDGNLTAAAIAGRNVFRQQGCDACHLGTAFTDSTRSSATLHDVGTLRTTSGDRLGNPLTGIDTPTLLGVWETAPYFHDGSAASLEEVFEIAGGVNLQAESGTPTNGARIVDQYVDLNNDDTVQGRSYVELDGNGSRLTLAGIDGGSGGAGALELRYSSSGELEVEVAVNGTIRTLTLPATGNDPGWRHTNWRRQRLAGLSFNAGTTNTVEIVKLPSFQSLSLDALLVSTVDDLARAQPHRRVSGLPQGEVDALLAYLRQLDRRPELNPGSTLLVDGFESGNTSAWSATVQ from the coding sequence ATGAAGTCACCCCTTTGCCGATGGTGCGGCCTCCTCGCCCTCTTCCTCTTTCCTCCGAACCTGACCGCTGAATCGCCGCTGCTGCGCGGCAGTGCCAGCGGGTTTCCCAACGTTCCCCAGACCCCTGGAGCCCTGCTCAGCGGCCTCAACGCTCCCGAGCAAGGCCGCACGGCGATCATCGCGTACCACAACGGCCTGCTGTTCACCGTTCCGGAGCTACCCGCCAGCCAGCCGAACTCGGACTTTCAGGTGCGCACCTGGGACCTCTCCGATCCCAGCGATCCCCAGGTGACGAGCACCTTGGGGATCTCGCCGATGCCGATCAACGCCCACGGCTACTTGAAGAGCGGTGACTACCTGGTGATCGGTCCCAACTGGCCGCCGGAAGCTCCCTGGTCCTTCCGCGCCACCACTCCGGGAGTGGTCGAACGCACCAGCTTCCCGCAGCTCGATGGCGCCGGCGTGCGCGGCTCCCTGTTCCAGCCCTGGTTCGCCGGGCCGACCTACTGGTCCTACGGTGAAGTCGGCGGCGATGCCGTGCTCGCCCTACGCGGCACGGAGCTGGCGCGCTGGGACCACCTCGGGCTCACCGGCGTCGTCGGTCACCCCTTCATTCTCGGCGATTTGCTGATCTTCGCCTCCGACCAGAGCCGCACCGGCGTCGCCACCTACGACATCAGCGACCCATCCAATCCGGTGCTCCTCGACGTCCTCACCACCGGCGGTCCCGGTGGCTATTGGCCCGAGCTGTGGGGTGGCGACGGCAAGCTCTACGCCGTCTTCCCCTACCGCACCGGCGGCAACGGCATGCGGGTGGTCGACCTCACCGATCCCACCGATCTGCGCTTCGTCACCGATCGCTCGCTGCCGGGCGACGCCTCCATGTACATCCAGTTCCAGGACGAGTTCGCCTTCATGGGCAGCCACAAGGTCGACATGCGCACCTTCGAGTCGGTGCTCGACCTCGATGGCGCCAACACCGTGCGCACCAACGACGGCGGTACCGGCATCGACACCAGTCAATTCGCTCTCCCGATCGGCAATCTGCTGGTCACCGGCGGCGTCGGACCACACCAGGGAATGGCCATCTGGGCTCACCAGGCGGCACCGGACACGCGCGGACCGAGCGTCGGGTACCACATCCCCCGGGCCGGTCGTACCGGCTACCCGGTGGGAGCGCCGATCAGCCTGCTGATTCACGAGACCCTCGAGACCTCGACCCTGGTGAACGGCGTCACTTTCATCCTGCGACCGGTGGGCGGAGGCGCCGTTGGCGGCCGCTTGACCTTCGCCTTCGATGACGTCCTGACCTTCACGCCGGACCAACCCCTGCAGGCCGACACCACCTACGAGGTGATCCTGCCGGCGGGCGGCATCGAGGACGCCGCCGGCAACGGCATGGTCGGCTACTCCTTCAGCTTTTCCACCGGCTCCACCCTCGGCGGCAACGATCCGCCGAGCCTCGACAGCCTGACCGCCTCCGCTTACCCCTTGGCACCGGGCGAGAGCGTGACCTTGACCGCCAGCGGCAGTGATCCCGAGAGCGGCAGCCTCGAGTACCGCTTCGACTTCGGCGACGGCAGCCCCAAGACCGCCTGGTCGGCGACCCCTGCGGTGAGCCACACCTATGGCGCCAACGGCCACTATCAGGCCACCGCCCAGGTGCGCGACGCCGCCGGCTCGCTGGCCTCTCGGGCCCTCACCGTCACCGTCACCACCCCCGCCACCGGTCCCGCTCCGCAGGCCAGCGGAGCGCTGCTGTGCGACGTCGCCGGCCGCCGCGTCTGGACCGTCAACCCGGACAACGACTCGGTCTTCGCCCTCGATGCCGACTCCCTCACCGCCCAGGTCGAGACCGCCGTCTGCGATGGCCCACGCAGCCTCGCCCGTTCCGGCGCCGGCGAGATCTGGATCGCCTGCCGCGACGACGATACGGTGCGCATCCTCGGCCCCGGCGGCGGACTCCTCGAGACCCTCGGCCTGGGCTGGGGCAGCGCGCCGACGGGTATCGTCTTCTCGCCCGCCGGCGACACCGCCTACGTCGCCCTCGAGGGGCGCGGTGAAGTGCGCCGTTACAGCGCCAGTGGCCGCACTGAAACGGGCCGTCTCGAGGTCGGTCCGACACCCCGCGCCCTCACCGTCAGCGGCGATGGTCAGACCCTGCTGGTGACCCGCTTCCTCTCCGCCAAGGACTGGGCCGAAGTCTGGGAGATCGACGCCGCGGCCTTCACCCTTCGCCGCGCCCTGCGCCTACCCAAGCTCGGCGGTGATCTCCACCGCGACGGCACCGCCTCCGGCCGCGGCGTGCCCAACTACCTGACGGCGATCGCTCTCGCCCCCGACTCCGCTTCCGCCTGGGTGACCTCGAACAAGCCCAACAGCGAGCGTGGCCTGGTCTTCGCCAACGACCTCGACCAGGACAACACCGTTCGCAACCTCCTCACCCGGGTCGATCGCAGCAGCGGCGAGGTGGTCGACAGCCTCGACATCGACAACAGCGACTCGGCCAGCGCGATCGCCTACTCGCCCCTCGGGGACTACCTCTTCCTCACCCTGCAGGGCAACGACGAAGTCTTGATTCTCGACGCCCTGGCGGCGGAGGGCTCCGGCAGCCTGGCGAGCTTCGTCACTCGCCTGGCGGTGGGCTCCGCTCCCCAAGGGGTCTGCCTCGACGGGGCGACGGAGCGCACCTTCGTCAAGAACTTCCTCGGCCGCAGCCTGACCGTGCTCGAGACCTCTGGACTGTTGCGTCGCGGAGAGCGCACGGTGGCCACCAGCGAAGTCGCCACCGTCACCAGCGAGACCCTTTCGAGCGACGTCCTCGCCGGCAAGCGCATCTTCTACAACGCCTCCGACCGGCGGATGAGCGCCGAGGGCTACCTGAGCTGCGCCACCTGCCACCTCGACGGTGGCCATGACGGCCGGGTGTGGGACTTCACCGGCCGCGGCGAGGGATTCCGCAACACCACCAGCCTGCTGGGCCGCGGCGGCATGGCCCACGGCAACGTCCACTGGAGCGCCAACTTCGACGAGATCCAGGACTTCGAGAACGATGTCCGGGGCGCCTTCGGCGGCAGCGGCTTCATGGCGGACAGCGACTTCGACGCCACCTCGGACCCTCTCGGCGCCGCCAAGGCAGGCCTCAGCGCGGCCCTCGACCAGCTCGCCGCCTATGTCGCCTCGCTCGGCCGCTCGAGCCTGCCCCGCAGCCCCTACCGCGCCGAGGACGGCAACTTGACCGCCGCAGCCATCGCCGGACGCAACGTTTTTCGACAGCAGGGCTGCGATGCCTGCCATCTCGGGACCGCCTTCACCGACAGCACCCGCAGCAGCGCCACCCTGCACGATGTCGGAACCCTGCGCACGACCTCCGGCGACCGCCTCGGCAACCCGCTGACCGGCATCGATACACCGACCCTTCTCGGAGTGTGGGAGACCGCCCCCTACTTTCACGATGGCTCCGCGGCGAGCCTCGAAGAGGTCTTCGAGATCGCCGGCGGCGTCAACCTGCAGGCCGAGTCCGGCACCCCGACCAACGGCGCCCGTATCGTCGATCAGTATGTCGACCTCAACAACGACGACACCGTTCAGGGGCGCTCCTACGTCGAGCTCGATGGCAACGGCTCTCGCCTCACCCTCGCCGGCATCGACGGCGGCAGCGGTGGCGCCGGTGCCCTCGAGCTGCGCTACAGCTCGAGCGGCGAGCTCGAAGTCGAAGTCGCCGTCAACGGGACGATCCGCACCCTCACGCTGCCCGCGACCGGCAACGATCCCGGTTGGCGTCACACCAACTGGCGACGCCAGCGCCTGGCGGGCCTGAGCTTCAACGCCGGGACGACGAACACCGTAGAAATCGTAAAGCTGCCGTCGTTCCAGAGCCTCAGCCTCGACGCGCTGCTGGTCTCGACGGTCGATGATCTCGCCCGCGCCCAGCCTCACCGCCGGGTCTCGGGTCTGCCCCAGGGTGAGGTCGACGCATTGCTCGCCTATCTCCGCCAGCTCGATCGCCGGCCGGAGCTCAACCCGGGGTCGACCCTGCTGGTCGACGGCTTCGAATCGGGAAACACTTCCGCCTGGTCGGCAACGGTCCAGTAG
- a CDS encoding SpoIIE family protein phosphatase codes for MRLRTKLTLMLLLSSVVPLAIVVSFSYFNSQRALERAVESEADEIAARMERRVDEVSDQLDRQLPALAEIPPEIWLQSEEGDGLELRRRLGELLGERMALVDSLELVMDRPSLPSRMRVELEDLAKLEGLEDLESLDEVEEEVERVVQAAQALLAERGRAVAEQLRSGTPPPPALRHEDLRLEGLALPDGEAPLPGRMVGTPLRRGDEVVGHVRASLRLSEIFPAVVSETRREAGEIAFAVQADGTVLTLDGSDRERVQELIDDGHPGWVVASRQDRRSGVRYGIARPIQRSLDELRLTAARNFGYGLVVIGLCIGSILPIASRMSRSIEQLGDGAQRLARGDLTVRVPVRSKDEIGSLAQTFNRMASDLGDHQQRLLSQERERKEAELESRLLAAEHDRKSEELEEARRFQLSLLPARMPALRHFEIAVAMTTATEVGGDYYDFRALPDGRLLLAIGDATGHGAAAGTMVTVVKSLFVAARPEITPAVFLQESTETIKAMGLGRRAMSLCVASVAGRDLVLSAAGMPPAFLHRAARRETEELVLPGTPLGAMKGFPYREARLRLETGDTLLLITDGLPEQLDADGEPLGYERTRELFDGLAEEEPQTIVDALSRAAGLQEAPGDDATFLVLRCIAPTSGPSGIVPS; via the coding sequence TTGCGACTGCGAACCAAGCTGACACTGATGTTGCTGCTGTCGTCGGTGGTGCCATTGGCCATCGTCGTGTCCTTTTCCTACTTCAACTCCCAGCGGGCCCTCGAGCGGGCCGTCGAGTCCGAGGCGGACGAGATCGCCGCCCGCATGGAGCGGCGGGTGGACGAGGTCTCGGACCAGCTCGACCGCCAGCTCCCGGCCCTGGCCGAGATTCCACCGGAAATCTGGCTGCAGTCGGAGGAGGGCGATGGCCTCGAGCTGCGTCGTCGCCTCGGCGAGCTGCTCGGCGAGCGGATGGCCTTGGTCGACTCCCTCGAGCTGGTGATGGACCGGCCTTCGTTGCCGAGCCGCATGCGGGTGGAGCTCGAAGATCTCGCCAAGCTCGAAGGCCTCGAAGATCTCGAAAGCCTGGACGAGGTGGAGGAGGAGGTCGAGCGGGTCGTGCAGGCGGCCCAGGCGCTGTTGGCGGAACGAGGCCGCGCGGTGGCCGAGCAACTGCGCTCCGGAACACCACCGCCGCCGGCCCTGCGGCACGAGGACCTGCGCCTCGAAGGTCTCGCCTTGCCCGATGGCGAGGCGCCGCTGCCGGGGCGGATGGTCGGCACTCCGCTGCGCCGGGGCGACGAAGTGGTCGGCCACGTCCGGGCCAGTCTCCGCCTTTCCGAGATCTTTCCGGCGGTGGTCTCCGAGACGCGCCGCGAAGCCGGCGAGATCGCATTCGCGGTGCAGGCCGATGGCACCGTCTTGACGCTCGACGGCAGCGATCGGGAGCGGGTTCAGGAGCTCATCGACGATGGCCACCCGGGCTGGGTGGTGGCGTCGCGCCAGGACCGCCGGTCGGGGGTGCGCTACGGCATCGCGCGGCCGATCCAGCGCTCCCTCGACGAGCTCCGCCTGACGGCGGCGCGCAATTTCGGCTACGGCCTGGTGGTCATCGGCCTGTGCATCGGCAGTATCCTGCCGATCGCGAGCCGCATGAGCCGCTCCATCGAGCAACTCGGTGACGGCGCCCAGCGGCTGGCGCGAGGTGACCTGACGGTGCGCGTTCCGGTGCGCTCGAAGGACGAGATCGGCAGCCTGGCGCAGACCTTCAATCGCATGGCTTCGGACCTCGGCGATCACCAGCAGCGCCTGTTGTCCCAGGAGCGTGAACGCAAGGAGGCGGAGCTCGAGTCTCGCCTGCTGGCGGCCGAGCACGATCGCAAGAGCGAGGAGCTCGAAGAGGCGCGTCGCTTCCAGCTTTCGTTGCTGCCGGCCCGCATGCCGGCGCTGCGCCATTTCGAGATCGCCGTCGCCATGACCACGGCGACCGAGGTCGGCGGCGACTACTACGATTTTCGGGCTTTGCCCGATGGCCGCTTGCTGCTCGCCATCGGCGATGCCACCGGCCATGGCGCCGCCGCCGGCACCATGGTGACGGTGGTCAAGAGTCTGTTCGTGGCGGCTCGGCCCGAAATCACGCCGGCGGTCTTCCTGCAGGAATCGACGGAGACCATCAAGGCGATGGGCCTGGGGCGGCGCGCCATGTCCTTGTGCGTCGCCTCTGTCGCCGGTCGGGACCTGGTGCTGTCGGCGGCCGGCATGCCGCCGGCCTTCCTACATCGGGCGGCGCGCCGGGAGACCGAAGAGCTCGTGCTGCCGGGCACGCCCCTGGGAGCGATGAAAGGCTTTCCGTACCGCGAGGCGAGGCTGCGCCTCGAGACCGGTGACACGCTGCTGCTGATCACCGATGGCCTGCCGGAGCAACTCGACGCCGACGGCGAGCCGCTGGGCTACGAGCGCACGCGGGAGCTGTTCGACGGCCTGGCGGAGGAAGAGCCGCAGACGATCGTCGATGCCCTGTCGCGGGCGGCCGGGCTGCAGGAGGCGCCGGGCGACGACGCCACCTTCCTGGTGCTGCGCTGCATCGCGCCGACCAGCGGCCCGAGCGGTATCGTGCCTTCCTGA